The DNA sequence GCGCGCACCGTGGGCCGTGGGCGCGGCCGGACCCTGGCGACGACGGGGGCCACCGCCCTCCTGAGTGGCACGGGCGCGCGCTGCAGCAGCTCCATGGCGGGCTCCCGCGGCCCGGCGAGGGCCACCCAGAGGAGGCCGCCGGGGCCGCGGGTGAGATTGTCCGGGAAGCCCGGCAGATCGTCGGCGAGGACGTCCCGTTCACCGGCCCGGCCGCCGGTCAGCCACAGCCGGCTGATCCGGTAGGCGCCGCTCTCGGCCACGGCGACATACGACTCGTCCGCGGCGAGAGCGACCCCGTTGGCGAACCGCAGCCCGTCCAGCAGCACTTCGGGCCGGCCGCCGGGCCGCAGCCGCAGCAACTGCCCGGTGGCGGTGTTCTCCAGGATGTCGCGCAGCCAGTCCTCCAGGCCGTGGCGGCGGCTGGACACGGTGAAGTACACCGTGCCGTCCGCCGCCGCGGCGACATTGCTGCAGAACCGCAGCGGTCGCCCGGCCACCTGGTCGGCGACCACCGTGACGGACCCGTCGTCCGGTCCGACCCGCAGCAGCCCGCGCCGCGCGTCGCACACCAGCAGTCCGCCGTCGGGGCAGGGGGCCAGGCCCAGCGGCCGTCCGCCGGTGTGCGCGAGCACCTCGGAGCGGACGAGCCCCCGGGCCGGCGACAACGTCAGCCGCCGGATCGCCCCGTCCGCGGTCCCGGTCAGGATCCGGCCCCGCGCGTCGACGGTGACGTGTTCGGGCCCGTGCGCCTCCGGCGCCAGCACCCGCGGACACGGCAGTGGTTCGGCCGCCCCGGTGGCCGGCCGGGTGCGCGGTCGCGGCATGGGCTCATACCGCCTTGCGGGCGCGGGCGGCCCTGACGCACCGCCGCATCTCCTCGGCGTAGGGCAGCACCACGAAGGCGCCGATGCCGAGCCCGATCGCCGCCAGGTAGCGGGCGGGCAGCGGGTTGTCCTTGGGCAGCAGCCGCCAGTCCTCGGGCCGGTCCCCGCCGCGCAGCGTGGCGCGCACCTGGTCCCAGTGCAGACAGCAGGTGAACGCCATCGCCGACAGTGGCAGGACCTCCAGGAAGCTGTGGATGTGCTGTTCCACCGGCCGCACCTCGCGCTCGCCGGTGGCCAGGCTGACATCCCACAGCGCGGTGGCGCCGTGGGCGACGGCGGCTCCTCCCATCACCGACAGCACCAGCGGATTGACCCGGGCGAGCAGCGCCATCGCGACGGGGACGCCGGCCTCCGTCATCATCAGGGCGTGCACCGCCGACTCCCGGGTGCCCGAGGTCTCCTCGATCCTGGTCCGCCGGTGCATGAGCCAGTCGGCCACCGCGGGGACGAACCACAGCGGCATCACCCCGTACATCAGGAACCGCCGGTTGGCGTCCTCGACGTCCACGGGGGTCCGGGGCACCCGCAGATCGCGGGGCCGCCGCCACCGCCGCCACGCACGGGCCACCGGACTAAGGGCAACAGTCATCTCGCCTCCAGCACGACGTCGGAAAAAACCGGGTGCCCCCTTGGTATCCCGCACAAACGGCGGCGGGTGGCTCCCCGGCTCCCGGCGTGGCGCCGGTGTCGTCCATCGGGGCCACGCGTGTGCCTACCGGGGCGTCCTGGACCCCGGTGCGGTGCACCGCACCAGGCCGTTCAGGATGAGGGCGAGGCCCGCCTCGAACGCCGACTCGTGATCGATCACCGGCATGTCGGCCGGTAGTTCCGCGCCGTCGGCGGAGCCGGTGTCCGCCTGCTCCTCCAGGACGCTGCCGACCGTGAAACGGCCGGCGGCCAGCATCGCCATCTGCGCGTCCCGCTCGGGCACGCCGGAGGCGACGAGGAAGTCCATCTTGTGGCGGAGCCGGTCGAGGTCGCCGGTGGGGGTGCTGCCGGCGTGGAGCCGTGCGCCGTCCCGGCGCATCAGCAGGGTGCGCCGGAAGCTGCGCGTGTTCTCCAGGAACCAGTCGCGCCAGTCGTCGCCGGGTGCCGGCAGCGGGGCGGTCGCATGGGGGGCCATCGCCGCCTCCGCCATGGCGGCGATGAGGTCCTTCTTGGTGCGGAAGTACCAGTAGAGCGACGGCTGCTCGACGCCCAGTCGCTTCGCCAGCCGCCTCGTGCTGACGGCGTCCAGCCCGACCTCGTCGAGCAGGCCGAGCGCCTCGGCGATGACGGTCTCACGGTTCATCTTGGTCACATTGACAATCTATCGCTGATAGATGACGCTGAAAAGGAATCTTTCACTGATAGATTTTTGAGGTGATGGGCATGACAAAGGGATCGCGGCCGCTGCGGGTCCTCGTCGCCGGTGGCGGCATCGCGGGGCAGGCTCTGGCCTACTGGCTCACGCGGGGCGGCCACCGGGTGACCGTTGTCGAACGCTTCCCGGCGCTGCGGGCCACTGGGGCCCAGGTCGACCTCCGGGGGCAGGGCATCGAGGCCGTCAAGCGGATGGGGCTCCTCGACACTGTCCGCGCCAAGCTCGTGGACGAGGCGGGTGTCGCTTTCATCGACGCCCGCGGCAAGGCCAGGGCGACGATCATGGCCAACACCTCAGGACAGGGCCGGCAGACCCTCACGTCCGAGTACGAGATCATGCGCGGCGACCTGGTGCGCATCCTCAACGACGCGACGAAGGACGACACCGAGTACGTCTTCGGCACCAGCGTGGACGGCTTCGAGCAGGATGAGCACGAGGTCACCGCGCACTTCTCCGACGGGTCCTCCGGCGCATTCGACCTCCTGGTCGGCGCGGACGGACAGGGATCACGCATCCGGCAAGCGCTTCTCCCCAAGGGATACGACCCGTACTGGCGGCTGGGCATCCACATGGCCTACTGGTTCATCCCGCGCATCGCGTCCGACAGCACCATCCGGGACACCTACATGGTCCCGGGAGGCCGCCAGATCATGCGCCGCAGCCACAACCCGACCGAGACCCAGGTGTACTTCGTCCTACGGGAGGAATCCGAAGAGGCCTCGGCGATCCACCGCGCGCCCGTCGAGGCCCAGCAGGAGTTCTGGGCCGCCAGGTTCCGCGACGCCGGATGGCAGACCGAGCGCTTCATCGAGGGCATGAGGACGAGTCCGTTCTTCTACTCCCAGGAGGTCGTCCAGGTCCGCACCGACACCTGGTCCAAGGGCCGCGTGGTGCTGGCCGGTGACGCCGCCCACTGCGCCTCCCCCTACAGCGGCATGGGCATCTCCGGCGGCCTGGTCGGCGCGCACGTCCTGGCCGGTGAGATCAACCGGCACCCCGACGACCTGCCGACCGCGCTGGCGAACTACGACAGCGTGCTGCGCCCCTTCGTCGACCACATCCAGGGCGGGGTGAATCCGCGCCTGCTGCGCCTGGCCATGCCGAGGACCCGGCGCGCGATCGACGCGTTCCAGGCCGCCGCCTCGCTCGCCTGCTTCCTGCGCGTGCCCGACCTCGTCGCCCGCCTCGCGAAAGAGGACCGCGGCGGCGACTGGCGGCTCCCCGCGAACCCGGCACCGGTCAGCGCCGGCTGAAAGGGCGGCGGGCGGCGGAACCGATGGGCCGTCCTGACCGGGGAAACGGCGCGTCGCTCAGCCGTCCGCGGCGTCGAACGCGACGATGCGCTGGGCGCCGTTCGCCGCGCCCGGGTGACGGCTGGTGAGGTCCAGCCGGAGCCGGGAGGTGCGGACCGGGTCGAAGGTGATGACCGTCGGGGTGTCGGAGGCGGTGGCCCAGGTGACGGCCGCCCCGCGCACCGGGACCCAGGCGTGGCCCTGCCACGCCGAGACCTCGATCGAGGCGGGCAGGGTGTGCGTGGCGTCGACGGTGAAGGACACCTCGACACGGCGCAGCCGCCGCTTCCCCTCCCAGGTCACCGAGACCCAGTCGGCCTTCCGGGCACCGTCGAAGGCGGGCAGCAGCGCCGTGGCGGCCTTGTGGAAGGCGTTGGACCAGCCGGTGGCCGGGTCGCCGTCCAGCATGGCCGAGGGCAGGGTCGTCGGTGCGCCCGAGTAGCTCGCGTCGGCCGGCGGATAGCCCCGGGCGCCGGGGCCGGGGTCGGGTGCGAGGGCCGCCGGGCGGGTGACCGGCTCCGATGTCCCGCCGGTGGCGCGGACGGTGGCGGTGCCGGTGCGCAGCCCCGCCGCGCGGGCGGTGAGGGTGAGGGGCCCGGCCTCGGTGCCGGAGCGGACGATGGCCAGGGCCTTGCCGTGGAAGGCGGTGCGGGTGGTGGCCTGGTAGCGCTCGGCGCTCTCCTGGCGGCCGTTGTCGACCCCGGCCAGGGAACCTCCGGTGACCTTGAAGGAGATCAGGTGGCCGGCGTCGGGCACCACCACGCCCTTGGCGTCGACGATGTCGGCGGTCACGAAGCACAGGGAGCGGCCGTCGGCGTCGACGGTCTCGCGGTCGGGGGTGAGCCGTACGGCGTGCGGGCGGCCCGCCGTGCGCAGCACATCGGTGGCCACGACCGTGCCGCCGCGCCGGGCCACGGCCTTCAGCTCGCCCGGTGCGAACGGCACCTTCCAGGTGAGGTGGAGCTTTCCGGCGCTGCCGGTCGGGCTGGTGTAGCTGCCGGGGTAGGCGCCGGAGGTGACGGTCTTGTCGTCGCCGGTGGGCTCGGTGGTCTCCAGATAGGCGCGGCCGTCGGTGGTCTTCTTGGTGTCGAACTCGCGGACCCCGAGCGACCGGCCGTTCAGGAACAGCTCCACCGTGGCGACGTTGGAGTAGGCCCACACCTCCACGGTCTCGCCCGCGCGGTGGCCGGTCCAGTCCATGGGGACCAGATGGACCATCGGCTCGCTGGTCCACTGGCTCTTGAAGAGGTGGTACATGTCCTTGGGGAAGCCGGCCGTGTCCACCGCGCCGAAGAACGACGCCTTCACCGGGAAGACGTCGTACGGCGTGGGCTCGCCGATGTAGTCGATGCCCGACCACAGGAACTGCCCGGCGAAGAACTTCCGGTCCCGGTCCTTCTTCAGTCCGTACTCGCCGCTGATGGTCCAGGAGGCGAGGTTGTTGTCGTAACTGGAGGTCTCGCGCTTGCCGGGGGTGTGGTTCTCGCCGGTGTTGAGGTGTTCGGGCTCCTGGTAGGTCCCGCGGGTGGAGGTCTCGGAGGAGGACTCGGACTCGAAGAGGAACAGACGCGGATAGCGGGCGTGCAGGGCGTCCACCGAAGCGGCGGTGTTGTAGTTGAGGCCGAGCCCGTCCAGCTTGGCGAGCATCAGATCGGCGGGGGAGCCCTCGGCGGGCAGGGTGCGGTACTTGTCCGAGCCGATCACCACGGGTCTGGTGTCATCGGCCGCGCGGACGGCGTCGATGAGCCGCTGGGCCATGTCCAGCCCGGCCGCGCTGGTGGAGTCGGGGATCTCATTGCCGATGGACCACATGACGACCGCGGGGGAGTTGCGGGCGGCGTACACCATCTCGGTGATGTCCGCCTCGCAGTGCTCGTCGAAGAAGCGCCCGTAGTCGTAGGTGTTCTTGCCGGTCCGCCAGCAGTCGAACGCCTCCACCAGCATCACGATGCCGAGCCGCTCGCAGGCGTCGATCACCTCCGGTGCGGGCGGATTGTGGGAGGTGCGCAGGGCGTTGACCCCCATGCTCTTCATGATGGTCAGCTGGCGCAGCACGGCGTCGGCGTTGACCGCGGCGCCGAGCGCGCCCAGGTCATGGTGCAGGTCGACGCCCTGGAGCTTGGCGTAGGCGCCGTTCAGCGAGAACCCGTGGTCGGGGTCGACGGTGACATGGCGGAGCCCGAAGGGGGTGCGGTACCGGTCGGTGGTGTCCTGGCCGACCCGCAGTTCGGTCTCCAGCACATAGCGGTGCGGGGTGTCGAACGACCACAGCCGCGGCCGGTCGACCCTGAGCTCCTGGGTGGCGGTACGGGTGTCACCCGCCCCGACGGTGAGGGTGGAGCGGGCCTGGGCCACGGTGTGCCCGTCGGGGTCCTTGACCGTGGAGACCACGGTCACCGGCTCGGGATCGGCCCCCTCGTTGACCACCAGGGTCTGTGCCCGCACCGTGGCGTGCCCGGATGTCAGGGCGGTGGCCAGGTCGGGGGTGGTGACACGGGTGCCCCACCGGGCGACGTGGACCGGGTCGGTGACGACCAGCCGGGCGTGGCGGTAGATGCCGCTGCCCGAGTACCAGCGGCTGCTGGGGAGCCGGTTGCGCACGCGGACGGCGAGGACGTTGGGGGTGGCGCCGTCGGTGTGGACCACCTCGGTGAGGTCGAGGGCGAAGCCGGTGTATCCATAAGGGTGCTCGCCGATCAGCCGCCCGTTGCAGTACACGGACGAGTCCATGTAGACGCCGTCGAACTCCACGGAGATCCGCTTGCCCGCGAGGGCGCGCGGCAGGGTGAAGGCGGTGCGGTACCAGCCGAGCCCGCCGGGCAGGAATCCGGTGCCGCCACTGGTGCCGTGGTCGGTGGTCGGGGTGAGCTCGATGCTCCAGTCGTGCGGCACCGCGACCTCGCGCCAGTCCGAGTCGTCGTACGCCGGATCGTGGGCCTGGTCGTACGCACCGGTCGGATCGGTGATCCCGCCGGGGTTGACGAGGGCGAATCGCCAGCCGTCGGTGAGCGGGATGGTCCGTCCTCCCAGGGCGCGGGACGCGGTGGCGCCATGCGCGGGACCGGCCGGGACCAGGGTTCCGGCCATCGGCGCGGCGGTGCCTGCGATCAGCAACGATCTGCGAGTGACCGCCATCGCGATCCCCATTCTCTTCGATTATGTTCGACTACGACGGGGATCGACCACAACACCCCCCTTCGCGCAACAGATTCTGACGGTTTCGAACAGGGGACTGTCAAGAGGCCCGCAGTCACTCAGCGCCCCAGCGCACTGTCGTCCAGCTGCCGGAGCAGATCCGCGGGATCGCGGTAGATCTCGGCCGCACCGGCCTCCCGCAGCAGCTCGGCGGGGATGCCGCCGGACAGCAGCGCGATACTGCGCACCCCGGCCTTCCCACAGGCCACGATGTCCCACACGGTGTCACCGACGAAGACCGCGTCCCCGGCCGGTACCCCGGCGCGCTCCAGGGACTGTTCGACCAGGTCCGGCGCGGGCTTGCCCTCCCCGACGTCATCGGAGCTGAGCACGGCTCCCAGAGCCTCGTCGGCGCCGATCGCCGCGCGCATCGCGGCCAGTTCGTCCTTCGAGGCGGAGCTGGCCAGCACCACGTACCAGCCGTTGCCGGCCAGGGTGCGCAGCAGCTCCGAAGCGCCGTCGAGGGCGGGCAGCCGGGGGAAGTACTCCGCGTACAGGGCCTTGTGCGCACCGCTGATCCGCTCGTCCCGCGACCGGTCCCGGTCCTCGGGCAGCAGACGGTCCATGAGCTTGCCGGAGCTCATCCCGATGGTGTGGTGGATCTCCCGCATGCTCACCGTGTGCCCGGCCTGCCGCATCGCCTCCCACCAGGTGACGGCGTGCAGATAGTTGGTGTCCACGAGCGTGCCGTCCACGTCGAACAGCGCGGCCCGGCGGCCACCGGCGTCCCTGCCTGCGGTGTCAGCGGTGCGTTCGCCGCTCATCGTGTCCTCCCGGGGGCAGTCGGTACGACGACGAGGTGGCCCCCACCCGCGGCGGGGGCCACCTCGTGAGGAAAGGGGCACCGGCACTCAGTAGTGGTGGTGGTGCCGGGAGTGATGATCCGGATCGTCGACCACGGGGGGAGCCACGGCGGTCGGCTCGACGATGCGCCGACGCTTGTAGACACTCACATACGCCGCTGTCCCGATGATGCCGACGGCCATCAGGATCAGGCCCACCAAGGGGACGTTGAAGCCGTTGGCGTTCCAGTCGGTGGCGAAGGTGAGAATGCCTCCCACCGCAATCATCAATATGCAACCGCCCAGGCCCATCAGTTCTGCCTCCGTACATGAGTTGGCTTGTCGCGGGCTGGTCTTCACCGGGTACCCAGGCCGGCCGGGGCCAATCTCACCCCTCGCGGTCCTCCCGTGCCTCGGCCGCCACCGTCTCGTCGAGCGCCCGGAGGTCCTCCCGTGCCTGCGCCCGGTCCCGGGCCGAGGCATCGGTGACATCGAGGAAGATCTGGTCGGCGTGCGGCCACAGCCGCGTCATCGCCTTCTTGACGCGCACCAGGACCTCCTCGACCTCCTCACTGTCGAGCCCGGGGACGAGGTCGACCCGGGCCGCCACC is a window from the Streptomyces luomodiensis genome containing:
- a CDS encoding TetR/AcrR family transcriptional regulator C-terminal domain-containing protein yields the protein MNRETVIAEALGLLDEVGLDAVSTRRLAKRLGVEQPSLYWYFRTKKDLIAAMAEAAMAPHATAPLPAPGDDWRDWFLENTRSFRRTLLMRRDGARLHAGSTPTGDLDRLRHKMDFLVASGVPERDAQMAMLAAGRFTVGSVLEEQADTGSADGAELPADMPVIDHESAFEAGLALILNGLVRCTAPGSRTPR
- a CDS encoding FAD-dependent monooxygenase, with the translated sequence MTKGSRPLRVLVAGGGIAGQALAYWLTRGGHRVTVVERFPALRATGAQVDLRGQGIEAVKRMGLLDTVRAKLVDEAGVAFIDARGKARATIMANTSGQGRQTLTSEYEIMRGDLVRILNDATKDDTEYVFGTSVDGFEQDEHEVTAHFSDGSSGAFDLLVGADGQGSRIRQALLPKGYDPYWRLGIHMAYWFIPRIASDSTIRDTYMVPGGRQIMRRSHNPTETQVYFVLREESEEASAIHRAPVEAQQEFWAARFRDAGWQTERFIEGMRTSPFFYSQEVVQVRTDTWSKGRVVLAGDAAHCASPYSGMGISGGLVGAHVLAGEINRHPDDLPTALANYDSVLRPFVDHIQGGVNPRLLRLAMPRTRRAIDAFQAAASLACFLRVPDLVARLAKEDRGGDWRLPANPAPVSAG
- a CDS encoding SMP-30/gluconolactonase/LRE family protein: MPRPRTRPATGAAEPLPCPRVLAPEAHGPEHVTVDARGRILTGTADGAIRRLTLSPARGLVRSEVLAHTGGRPLGLAPCPDGGLLVCDARRGLLRVGPDDGSVTVVADQVAGRPLRFCSNVAAAADGTVYFTVSSRRHGLEDWLRDILENTATGQLLRLRPGGRPEVLLDGLRFANGVALAADESYVAVAESGAYRISRLWLTGGRAGERDVLADDLPGFPDNLTRGPGGLLWVALAGPREPAMELLQRAPVPLRRAVAPVVARVRPRPRPTVRALAFGPDGRVVRHLVRRRAPYRTATSACAYRGLLVLGSLFERGIAVCTLPPREDAPPAHPPPVE
- a CDS encoding HAD family hydrolase, which encodes MSGERTADTAGRDAGGRRAALFDVDGTLVDTNYLHAVTWWEAMRQAGHTVSMREIHHTIGMSSGKLMDRLLPEDRDRSRDERISGAHKALYAEYFPRLPALDGASELLRTLAGNGWYVVLASSASKDELAAMRAAIGADEALGAVLSSDDVGEGKPAPDLVEQSLERAGVPAGDAVFVGDTVWDIVACGKAGVRSIALLSGGIPAELLREAGAAEIYRDPADLLRQLDDSALGR
- a CDS encoding diguanylate cyclase — encoded protein: MTVALSPVARAWRRWRRPRDLRVPRTPVDVEDANRRFLMYGVMPLWFVPAVADWLMHRRTRIEETSGTRESAVHALMMTEAGVPVAMALLARVNPLVLSVMGGAAVAHGATALWDVSLATGEREVRPVEQHIHSFLEVLPLSAMAFTCCLHWDQVRATLRGGDRPEDWRLLPKDNPLPARYLAAIGLGIGAFVVLPYAEEMRRCVRAARARKAV
- a CDS encoding glycoside hydrolase family 2 TIM barrel-domain containing protein, producing the protein MAVTRRSLLIAGTAAPMAGTLVPAGPAHGATASRALGGRTIPLTDGWRFALVNPGGITDPTGAYDQAHDPAYDDSDWREVAVPHDWSIELTPTTDHGTSGGTGFLPGGLGWYRTAFTLPRALAGKRISVEFDGVYMDSSVYCNGRLIGEHPYGYTGFALDLTEVVHTDGATPNVLAVRVRNRLPSSRWYSGSGIYRHARLVVTDPVHVARWGTRVTTPDLATALTSGHATVRAQTLVVNEGADPEPVTVVSTVKDPDGHTVAQARSTLTVGAGDTRTATQELRVDRPRLWSFDTPHRYVLETELRVGQDTTDRYRTPFGLRHVTVDPDHGFSLNGAYAKLQGVDLHHDLGALGAAVNADAVLRQLTIMKSMGVNALRTSHNPPAPEVIDACERLGIVMLVEAFDCWRTGKNTYDYGRFFDEHCEADITEMVYAARNSPAVVMWSIGNEIPDSTSAAGLDMAQRLIDAVRAADDTRPVVIGSDKYRTLPAEGSPADLMLAKLDGLGLNYNTAASVDALHARYPRLFLFESESSSETSTRGTYQEPEHLNTGENHTPGKRETSSYDNNLASWTISGEYGLKKDRDRKFFAGQFLWSGIDYIGEPTPYDVFPVKASFFGAVDTAGFPKDMYHLFKSQWTSEPMVHLVPMDWTGHRAGETVEVWAYSNVATVELFLNGRSLGVREFDTKKTTDGRAYLETTEPTGDDKTVTSGAYPGSYTSPTGSAGKLHLTWKVPFAPGELKAVARRGGTVVATDVLRTAGRPHAVRLTPDRETVDADGRSLCFVTADIVDAKGVVVPDAGHLISFKVTGGSLAGVDNGRQESAERYQATTRTAFHGKALAIVRSGTEAGPLTLTARAAGLRTGTATVRATGGTSEPVTRPAALAPDPGPGARGYPPADASYSGAPTTLPSAMLDGDPATGWSNAFHKAATALLPAFDGARKADWVSVTWEGKRRLRRVEVSFTVDATHTLPASIEVSAWQGHAWVPVRGAAVTWATASDTPTVITFDPVRTSRLRLDLTSRHPGAANGAQRIVAFDAADG